cggttccaccgttttcctgtcgagacataacttattgagatttcttcattctcattattttcaggtgcttggacctcctcggtggtatcaccatttgttgtgtctctgggctctttttgagcactcgcctccaaattatgatcatcttgatcattcattcctttcctttttcgaggatttttatctttggaaccaaatggtcttccacgttttaagcgtggtctagattcatttgcctgaataagttgtcctaccgggacatcaactcgaacttgagcattagcagctgggatatgcgatttagtaacccgtggaaggttagtaaatgcatccggcagttgatttgcaatattctgcaaataaatcatcttttgaacttcttgctcacattgatttgttcgaggatctaaatgagatagtgacaatgaattccaatctatctcatttttcatctgcttatgttctccccctaatgttgggtatactgattcatcaaaatgacaatcagcaaatcttgccgtaaataaatctccagtcataggttccagatattttataatagaaggagattcatacccaacatatattcccaaccttctttggggacccatctttgtgcgattcggtggagcaattgggacatataccgcacacccaaatattctaagatgggatatatttggctcccttccaaacgccaactgtaatggggaaaattcatgataatttgttggccttacgcgcacaagtgctgctgcatgcaaaatagcatgcccccatactgaaataggaagttttgtcctcattagcaatggtctagctatccattggaggcgtttaatcaatgattctgctagaccattttgtgtatgtacatgagcgaccggatgctcaacttttattccaatcgacatacaataatcattaaatgattgagatgtgaattcaccagcattatcaagacgaattgtctttattgcataatctggaaattgtgctcttaaccttataatttgagctaacaatctcgcaaaagccatgttgcgagttgataataagcacacatgtgaccatcttgtagatgcatctatcaagaccatataatatttgaatggtccacatgaagggtgaattggcccacatatatcaccctgtatacgttccagaaacgcaggggattcaatcccaaccttagttgctgatggtttgataatcagttttccttgggaacaagcaacacaagagaattccttagattgaagaattttctgattcttcaaagtgtgtccatgtgaattctcaataattctgcgcatcatattataaccgggatggcccaaccggtcatgccaaatgataaaatcattagaatcagtaaaccttttgtttacaatggcatgtgattcaacagtaccaatatttgtatggtacaacccagaagaaagtgcaggtaatttttcgtgcacaattttcttctccatatttattgtagtaatataaaggtattcaacctttccttcatttgcagtctcaatatgatagccattttggcgaataaccttgaaacttaacaagtttctttgagacttactacaatataatgcattatcaattaccaatatcgttcctccaggtagtaataaggctgcttttccagagccttcaattaattttgtactaccagatattgtattgacataggcctttttcataatcaaatgacaaaaatatttcttttcttttaatatcgtatgagttgtggcactatccaaaatgcacatatctccattattcatcttgaatccaattgaagactgataaatttatttatcttcataaaataaaaatgcattgtaagaaataaaataagtaacaattttgctagaaaaacataagtccttttttttaaaagttaaattatggtaatttataattaaaaaaaaattatatgattcaattatgatgaatgttacaataatttagtttatggaattgtatacttattaaccttaaataaatattatacacaagtattaaaaacaaatataaaatattataaaacattaatataatattattcatcatgtatagataatttttttattgacaaaaataatacaatcattatatattattaatgtctaaaacattaacaagaataaatagttattataatgacattaaataaggcgaatattatttttagtaacaatatgatattaagattaaataatagcacactaatagtaattaattacaacattgtaaaatagcacaatgtaataaataatatacaattatcataaaaatgtaaccttgattttttttttcttcaaatacataaacgtaaaaacacaataattcgaagtacatgataacatattgaaaaacatgaaattaaacatcaattaagatccttaaaaaaatcttcaacctccaaatgagtaatatcattgaggtcattaaaatcatcatcccttaaggccatatttgcttcaatattatcattattcaaaggccttgcctcaacattattttcgaacgccaagtgtgactctatccgagcattagaagaagaggcaccacctctatttgcctttcttttaaaagaattttgataaagtcttacaaaatgctcaggcgtccgacattcatttttccagtggcctttcatgccacaacgatgacagttactttttgaagggccattttgagaactgatattgttctcccttttatgttgaccaccaccacgacgattattatatcgtcctctgccattgccacgcccacgcacattattatgaccttgatatttattatgtcttctttcagactggccatgtgcttttaccatatttgcctccggtaacggagcagttccagtgggacgggcttcatgatttttcattaaaagggcattatgttgttcagccaccagaaggcatgatatcaattcagagtattttttaaaacccttttcacggtattgctgctgtaatattacattagaggcatgaaaagtagttagtgtcttttctaacatgtcctcatcatttatattttccccacataattttaattgggaagttattctaaatacagcagaattatactcaattacggttttaaaatcttgaaaccgtaagtgcatccactcataacgagcccttggcaataccgttgccctgaggtggtcatacctcccttttaagtctttccacaattcaagtggatctttcactgtcaagtattccatttttaggctttcatctagatgatgacgaaggaaaatcatagcctttgctttatcctgacttgatgctgtatttccttcaattatagcatcaccaagacccttagcggtaaggtgaatttcagcatcaagtacccatgacaaataatttttaccagaaatatcaagtgccacaaattccaattttgacaagtttgacatgatgaaaattaatttgaaagtaacaaagataacttaaaaattaaatttctttagtagatatacctgatatagaagttaattttctgaaaaattagagcttcgtgctgataacgtgttatgaattaactaacttgacaattttataaaggaagaagaacaagagaatatgtatatagaaagtattaatagagagagtagtaatatagagagagtaatagtaattctttcttttatgtgtttgtgtgtttttacattgaagtttaaggctatatttatagccatatttacaagtggaggaaaatattaatgggcattttacccacttaaaaagtaaatggactatccaccattttaagtggacaaccattttacttggttgatattacttggttgataataatatttaaattaataggagttatatatatatatatgccccATGCCCGACCCGCTACCGTCAAACCGAAACAAgggaaattgaaattgaaatctTCAAATCCCCAAAATCCTTCTCTCGTTTTTCATTTTCCCACTTCACCAGTACTCTCCCCGTCCCCTTCCCCGCCAACTCCATATACATGGTTTTCAAACTATCCTCTTTATTccttaaccctaaaattcacgtCTAGAGCCCTCATTTCTTCAGCCAACGTCCACCAAGAACAGAGACGCCAATAGCTATGGCAATTCCGACAGCGGAGAAAGTGTAAGGTGAGCTCTGTATCATAGCTCTGGACCACGAGCTTGATGCTCCCACAACCGCCATTGTTGAAGCTGCTGACATTGTGAAATCTGATTTTGCTTTGGTTTCTAATAATTTTCTCCTTTGTCGATCTTGAGATTTCTTCAGTTTgggggagagagagagaaggggaTTGAAGAGAGGACTTAGTACCATCAGCTTTTGCGCTACTGAGTTTTGTTCTATCTATATGCTCCTGGAGCAAGCCTTCCACTCTCCTTTGCAAACTTAGTGGGATTACTACCGTCAAACCGAAACAGTTGCGAAACAAgggaaattgaaattgaaatctTCAAATCCCCAAAATCCTTCTCTCGTTTTACTTCAAATCCCCCAAAATCCTTCTCTCGTTTTTCATTTTCTCACTTCACCAGTACTCTCCCCGTCCCCTCCCCCGCCAACCCCATACCCACACCGGAAATATCCGCTCAACCTCCATCGGTGCCGTCGATTCACCCTGAACACTATCGAGGGCAGTAGATGATTCGAACATTCAGGTTCCTAGGTTTTTGAACAATTTGATGTGTGATATCTGAAGAAGGTTGTATTTGCTAGTTGAAGTTAGAAGAAGATGGCGAAGGTTGCTGCTGCGGGTATGGTACATCAATCAAATGCACTTAATTTTGGTGGCGGTGGTGGTTCTAAGGTTACTACTACCACTGCATTGAAACGGAAAACTCCATCGGAGTTGCGAGTGAGTACCTTTTTTCCTTgatttaactttaaagtttcaGTTTTTTTATATGAAAGTAGCtttgatttatgttatttaagTAAGATGGACATTAGGATGTGAGTTATAATGTGATTATTTTGTGGGTGAAGAGAGCATCCCTTTTGCataataacatatttttaaaaaggttgGTTAGTGCACAAAGCATCCAGCGTTCACACAGGGTTTGTGGAAAGGCTGTACCCCAATGAGTGTGATGTAGACGACCTACCTTAATGCAAGCATTAGTCACTGCTTCAACAGTTTGAACCCGTGTTTTTATGTAGGTCATACAGAGACAACTCTACTGTTGCTTTAAGGCTTCTTTTGTCATATGcttataataacataataatgtGGTAAGAGAAGTGTTTTAGTGACTTGACTTGGATTCTTGGAAGTGAATGGAATGAATGACAGTAGGAAGTTAACTTGTCCTTCTATTGGGCCTTGTCCTATTAAATGTTGCTGTTGCTTTTTACACCTTTCCTGGTCGAGTAGAAGGAGtgtatatttttctttagtGGTTTATTTGTATGAGTAGAATTCATTGGGGAAAGTCTATTTAAGCAGctgaaagaataataaagacTATGGAACTATGTAAGACACATAAATTTCTTTTTGCTTttagtttgaaagaaaactttACTAAACAATTGAAGTTAAATATGCTTGTTAATTTTCAAGATAAAACTTAACAATAAAAGTATCCTTTGTCAAAATTTCTAATTAGACCTAATCTCTCACTATGGGCATCCATGAGCATCTTTGTCTTTGACAACACTGAATATGACAGGGAGAACaattgaagaaaaagaatacTGTGGAACTTGTGGATGAATCAACAGTTTCAAATGGTGGCCCAATGAGGTAATATTTGTtcccagattcttataacttgTTGAAGTGCAACTCACAAAGTTCATCCACTTGTTTGAAAGCAGTGGTCTTTTCCCAGTGCCCAAGAGATGTGATGTACTGAAGAACCCAAGATATGTTGATACTCGTGTGGACGAGCTATTTCCGTCCAGAAAAAGTAGCATCAGGCTTAAGTTGGTTTCGAGAAAAGAAAATGGCAAGGTTAGTTTACTTTACTTTTTGTCAGTGTATATTTTTTGGGAATCTATGTAATTCAGCAAATGCTTTAGCTGATACTCAttccaatttatatgacatagTTTGTTTTGGCATGAAGTTCAAGAAAGAAGTAAAGACTTCTGAAACTCGTGGTCTTAAACATACCATAACATTTGTGCGGCGataaaacttttgaaacttgtggccTTAAAACATCGCATAACATTTGCATGACTGTAAAAGCTTCTCATTAACAGTAAAATGGAAAGTGTAGTAGATTGTTTCCAAAAATAGAAATATGTCATTCTTTTCGGAACAAAGGGAGTAGGTTTTTtgcatttttcaaaaatagaaatatgtttttcttttcgGAACTAATAAAGAAAAAGCATCACATAAACTTGAACAAAGGGAGTAGGTTTTTTGCATTTTTCCTCCACTACGAACTCATTATATATCTTCACAAGTttcacatatttttatttttcttgctGGCAGGAAAATTTTCAAGCAGAGAATAATGGTAGTACGAAAAATTGTTCTGTTCCTTCAGCTTTCCCTGCTGAGAATCAACAGCGATCAAAATGGTaaatacatctttgttgaatgTAATGGCTATTATATCTTCTTGCTGCTGATTTAATGAATTTTTTGTATATTGTCATCAAAAGCCCAAAATTCTCTCTTGCTTCAACTGTAGCTGGGAAAGATGATGCAACCGACACTTGTAGCACAAGCGAAAGGTGCAGTGAGAATACTTTCCGCAGTGTCACTGAGCTGTCACTGGGTAGTGTAGATGTACATGGCTTGTCTACTGTTGATATGGTAATTACAATTTCCTGCATTTATCCTCTTCAATCTCTCTGTATActttgaattttgataaagctAAGAATTAACCTTTTATCTTTTATTGGTAGGATAAAGCCTTAAGAGGACTGGCTACTCATGAGCATCTAGGTGATGCTGCTAAAATTGCTGAATCCTCTGAAACTGATGGTGGTATTAGGTCAAAAAAATTCTGCTCAGAACTCAATGTTCCATGCAAGATGACCCCATTGGATTTGACGATGAAAACTAACATACGAGTTGTATCCTCATCTTCCATCAATTGGTAAGTAATGAGTTAactaattttgttatttaatgAGCCATTTTGATATTGATGCATGCCTACATTTAATTGTTGGAAAAAATGTCCATTTGCATTTCTTGGTGTTAACTCATAAAAAGAATCTGTGCATCTCAGGAAGTTTATTTACCACCAAATAACACAAGATAGTTTAAATACTCACACTATCTGGACCTGGAGTGGCAGAGCTTGTTTATGATGTTGGTCTAAGTTTGTAATGAAGTGTCTGATATATACATTTTCTTTCATGAGATTTAGTAGTTGACTCTTATGACATACTTAAGTAAGACTTGATGGCATGTAACTAAACTAAACCAAGTGTGGCATAACCATATAAGAAGTGAGAGATGTACATCGTTTGACCATGCCATGAAATGTGTTCCAAAAACAAATGGTTAGTGTTGCCGCTTGTCTAAATGCGTCTATTTATAAAAGTGCTGTAAAGAATTCTGAAGGTGGCTGACCAGGTTTTGGGCCCTTGTCCAAGGTGTGTTTTGTGTTAGACTCATGCAATATTGACACATTGCCACTTTTTTATGTCCTTGTTTCTTATCTAACAGCAAATCAAAGCCTAACATTTGATTTGCCTTTTACTTTTTCATCTGAGTATTATCTATACTTGTTATGCAGTACTTTTCTGCTCTTATTACTTTGAATTGTGTTCCTCGATGTTGTTTTTTGAAGGTTAATTAAGTCTTGTATGTCCTTTAGGTTTCACAGGTTGATCAATTGTGGCACCAACAATGTGGTGGCGAGGTCCTCAGTTAAATGTTTCATGAGACAAAAGATGACCTGTTTATCTGAAGTGACTTCTGTATCCCAATCGATTAATCCAATGTCATTGCATTCCTGGATGTATCCTCAGTCTCCTCTACCGCCTTCAGTTATATCAGCTTTAACCTTGTCTGCCTCAGCTGGAGGTATTACTGGATTCTTCTGTAGTCTTACCTTTGTTTGCTGTCTTCGCTCCTGACTGTATAAATCTGTCTGTTAATCCTAGGGCAACTGGACTTTTTAAGTGAAAGGCAGCTAGCATGGCAGGATTCATTTCGAAGTTTATATTACATGCTTCGGAAGAATGTTTGCAGCATCTTCTATGGTAATAATCATTTTAATAACCACCTTCAATGTTCTATTATAACTGACATGCAGttcttattttcttcaaattttatgtGACTTCACACTTATGAAGTAGTAGTGATTAGGATGGATATCTGCATCTTAGTAAAGGGAGAAATGCAAGATATGGATTCTTCATGATATTATTACTTGGTTTTTGATATCCCATCAGAGcagggtcttttggaaacagcCTCCCTGCTTCACAagataggggtaaggtctgcatacacagCACCTTCCTTGGAccccacttgtgagattacactgcgtacattgttgttgttgtcgtcgtTTGTTTTTGATATCCCATCAAGCAACTGGGTCTTATCAGTAGATTATCTCTGATATTTGCCCACAGGCGGTTTGTTtaacacatatacatgtatctattttagtttcaaaaaaaatgtgtGTACGTGTTTTGAGCCTAGTTATGTTGCTTGTAATGATAGAGAAACTATTTGAAGTGGTTCCAGCAGATTCTGTTTTAGAAGGAAGCTCTATTTCTACTACCTACTTTTCTGTCCTTTTTCTTCATGTGCATTTTCCATTTTACGTGTTAATAATTATTGTTTAACTTTATTGGTTATGGTACTTGTGATGTTAGTTAACTTTCTTGGCTTATACATAACTAGCCTTTAAGAGCTCTATTCTTAGTCAATTTAAGAACGCATACAAAAGTTTGCATTGTCTATGTCCTTTGAAGAACTCTTAATGGATATCCTTGGATGAGGTGATGCTTAATCTATCATAAATGAGTAAACCATCTGAGTTTATTTCTCTATTGTAACTACTTTGTGAATCTGAACAAAGATGCAATTGTTTGCAGATACAACTTCATGATAGCTTAAGGGCTTTTCACTCTGTTCCACTTTATATGACATTCTTTCCTTATTAGTCTATTTGGCAAAGATGACTCATTTATATAGTTGGAAAACATTAAACTTCTCATTTTGCTCTGAATAGCATGTCCTCGTAGCCATTGAAATGTCATGGTATGTTTAAGACAACATGTTCCAAGGGTacttttggtttttttttctttattaaattatttgcaTAGTTTAACACCAATATAAAATGAAATGTAAGGAGTACCTTTTTTTCTGCTTCATTATATTGATCTGAATATTATGTATTCATGTTCTCTCTGTCATAAACTTTGCAGTTTGCACTGCTCAGTTTGTGATCATGTTCACCAGTTCTTATTCAGAGGAGGACAAATGTGTTTGTAACGCATATATATCTCAGTCAACCCGGGGTTTGAGGTCATTACTGAAAGAACATGTAAGATGCTGAATATATGAtacttcttattttgcttatttCTTCAAGCATTATTCATGTATTATCCTGCTCGTTTGTGGCCTATTTGGTGTCAACATTTACAGTATTGTTGTATTGAATATGGGTGTTGAGAATATAATgtagtaaataaaaaaaattgctatCTAACAACTTAAGCATTTAGATGAGATGGTTACGCACTTCAACATGGCGCCAGAGCTGGCAGAAGTCTTGGACCGAGTCTCACTGTCATTCAATTGctgaaaagaatttccacatTTTTGGACCACGAAAAAGAATCACGTCTGCATGTGAGGGGGCTTTTTgagaatataattaagtaatagAAAAGTGTGGTCTCTCTAACCACTTAAGCTTTTAAATGAGATGGTCACACTCACACCCTTCAACAATGGGAATTGGTGACCTGCAAACTTGATACAATCCTATACATTGCttctattttatgattataaaAGTTGCTCTTGGGGCAGCTTGGGCCTGTTATAATGTCATTAAAGTGTCATTTATTCATTAGGTCTAACCTCTGCAATTTAAGTTCCTGATAACTGGAATTTATTATGATCCAGTGATATGCAAGTAATGCTAGTGTGGATTTGAACATCTTAAATGTCCAGAGGGAtagctgtcacgacccaaaaactgaggtcatgatggcacacatctcaaaacccaatctgatgtgtaaccctaaaaataaaattcatacaaaacttccaaagaggaaagtgattccacgatttaaataaaaagaaaaaaaaacaatgaagaaattatcccaaaacctggtgtcataagtataaagagcatctaatacaaggttcgaatctgaagatacaacataagtctctgaatgatacaaaagactgaaaaataaagatagactagtgacgatccgaattctgggacctcaccactaatctgagaattacacaatccgctagaatattaactgccacgtggggtaccccgactagtatctgcatcaaaaagggacacagaagtaggggtgagtacaattcacatgtactcagtaggttttagctgactgagtataaggaattaatcaaacctatgaaataaactaaggaacgcttccacctgcatatagaaaagtcccacttcggcatcggtgccgccagtttatatatatagtggcacgaataaagtataataacaactcataatcacaattaatcaaataattcaagcagcacaaatgtcaatgcaatgcaatgcaatatgatgatgcaatgatgtggtggtacggtggaatcaagactgtcgcacagcctgtcgtatacacctgccgagctgtgctaccaagcaggacccatgggggtctcgcagaccatatacctcaatcacaatatctcattatccttgccacctcctcgtggtcaagggatcacaatgcatccactaccctgccggaaaactacctcggtcagggactcaagatacaaaggttgggatcacaatgcatccactaccctaccggaaaactgcctcggtcagggactcaagatacaaaggtttaaaggtgtttcattttctttctcaaaaagaatttccatatttctcaacttcccatgtttcatgatgtgatgaatgaggatgaatgcatcaaaacacatatgcatggaagtaataatcaactcacatgtggtataatgttcaaagttctcaaaacttaacctacacatgatattcaccctcaataaatagtaacgggaagaacacactttcatttaaatattcacccctttctcaacaatatttcaatactcaagtatgctcaaaacccccaactcaatctctcaggcggcatcacaagtcaaataatatactcaagcctctctcttaggcaaatcataattcacatgctctcaaagcaaataagat
This sequence is a window from Solanum dulcamara chromosome 10, daSolDulc1.2, whole genome shotgun sequence. Protein-coding genes within it:
- the LOC129870293 gene encoding uncharacterized protein LOC129870293 isoform X1, with the translated sequence MAKVAAAGMVHQSNALNFGGGGGSKVTTTTALKRKTPSELRGEQLKKKNTVELVDESTVSNGGPMSGLFPVPKRCDVLKNPRYVDTRVDELFPSRKSSIRLKLVSRKENGKENFQAENNGSTKNCSVPSAFPAENQQRSKCPKFSLASTVAGKDDATDTCSTSERCSENTFRSVTELSLGSVDVHGLSTVDMDKALRGLATHEHLGDAAKIAESSETDGGIRSKKFCSELNVPCKMTPLDLTMKTNIRVVSSSSINWFHRLINCGTNNVVARSSVKCFMRQKMTCLSEVTSVSQSINPMSLHSWMYPQSPLPPSVISALTLSASAGGQLDFLSERQLAWQDSFRSLYYMLRKNVCSIFYVCTAQFVIMFTSSYSEEDKCVCNAYISQSTRGLRSLLKEHDVSYSMPLCHSKLEELSTEELVELSEIEKQNMGQTRRRSAMSDVDNRPDSLLEFTGNKNVHSLYDFLLNYRYFLTSLTGVDVPVLYSPIPFENAALTAPEVRCKEVRRIDQAASQGMESNVACEPNQQPSSGMRYSVEIKGRYLAPWVTSAICDAFSSNSTSFEASFITEPASVNLNASLGITGKYSDPEVSATEALDNGSLCFGIPNNKFCSQINSGFLKGLKYNGGSYTAFLSPV
- the LOC129870293 gene encoding uncharacterized protein LOC129870293 isoform X2 gives rise to the protein MAKVAAAGMVHQSNALNFGGGGGSKVTTTTALKRKTPSELRGEQLKKKNTVELVDESTVSNGGPMSGLFPVPKRCDVLKNPRYVDTRVDELFPSRKSSIRLKLVSRKENGKENFQAENNGSTKNCSVPSAFPAENQQRSKCPKFSLASTVAGKDDATDTCSTSERCSENTFRSVTELSLGSVDVHGLSTVDMDKALRGLATHEHLGDAAKIAESSETDGGIRSKKFCSELNVPCKMTPLDLTMKTNIRVVSSSSINWFHRLINCGTNNVVARSSVKCFMRQKMTCLSEVTSVSQSINPMSLHSWMYPQSPLPPSVISALTLSASAGGQLDFLSERQLAWQDSFRSLYYMLRKNVCSIFYVCTAQFVIMFTSSYSEEDKCVCNAYISQSTRGLRSLLKEHDVSYSMPLCHSKLEELSTEELVELSEIEKQNMGQTRRRSAMSDVDNRPDSLLEFTGNKNVHSLYDFLLNYRYFLTSLTGVDVPVLYSPIPFENAALTAPEVRCKEVRRIDQAASQGMESNVACEPNQQPSSGMRYSVEIKGRYLAPWVTSAICDAFSSNSTSFEARGSPLGLLLDYGDPETVSSQSQLQLT